In the genome of Carnobacterium viridans, one region contains:
- a CDS encoding FAD:protein FMN transferase, giving the protein MGTRISLSIVHPESEKLLEIASHMLADYEARFSANNPKSVLMIVNQQAGIQPVHVDSDLYELIQVGKEYSLSSNLALNITIGPLVKLWKIGFTGARLPDQKEIEERIKLIDPTEIELDADKRTVYLTKKGMELDLGALAKGYFADKLKLFFQKEGVQSGIVDLGGNVLTIGKNPKYKDGYWRVGIQKPSLVRGDLIGAVLVKDKSVVTSGIYERSLKVGEKEYHHIFDSTTGYPIENELASVTIVSDESIDGELWTTLLFMFSPDAAIQYIDNTPGIEALIITKDNDVKMTRGIMPYVVLF; this is encoded by the coding sequence ATGGGAACTCGAATCAGCCTTTCCATCGTGCATCCAGAGTCGGAAAAATTATTGGAAATAGCTAGCCACATGTTGGCAGACTATGAAGCTCGTTTCAGCGCTAACAATCCTAAAAGTGTTTTGATGATCGTGAACCAACAAGCAGGAATACAGCCTGTTCATGTCGATTCAGATTTATATGAATTAATTCAAGTCGGCAAGGAATATAGTTTGTCTTCTAACCTTGCGTTAAACATCACAATTGGACCACTCGTCAAACTATGGAAAATCGGATTCACTGGTGCGCGTTTACCTGATCAAAAAGAAATTGAAGAACGTATAAAACTAATTGATCCAACTGAAATTGAATTAGATGCGGATAAAAGAACCGTATACTTAACAAAAAAGGGTATGGAATTAGATCTTGGCGCCTTAGCAAAGGGGTATTTTGCCGATAAACTTAAACTTTTTTTCCAAAAAGAAGGCGTACAAAGCGGTATAGTGGATTTAGGCGGTAACGTATTGACTATTGGAAAAAATCCTAAATACAAAGATGGCTATTGGCGTGTAGGTATTCAAAAGCCTTCACTAGTTCGTGGAGATTTAATAGGAGCTGTACTGGTGAAAGACAAATCAGTGGTTACATCTGGCATTTATGAACGGTCACTTAAGGTAGGTGAAAAAGAATACCATCACATTTTTGATTCAACAACAGGCTACCCGATTGAAAATGAATTGGCCAGTGTAACCATCGTTTCGGATGAATCAATTGATGGAGAATTATGGACCACTTTGTTGTTTATGTTTAGTCCCGATGCGGCCATCCAATATATCGATAACACTCCCGGCATAGAAGCTCTTATTATCACAAAAGACAACGATGTAAAGATGACACGTGGTATCATGCCGTATGTTGTTTTATTTTAA
- the purC gene encoding phosphoribosylaminoimidazolesuccinocarboxamide synthase: MEKKELLYTGKAKKMYATNQEKVLLAEYLNQVTSLNGAKKENVEGKGELNNQITGLIFTYLAEKGVASHYIQEVSKTEQLIREVEMIPLEVVVRNTSAGSFTKRFGIEEGIDLPFPILEFYYKNDKLDDPFINDSHVKMLNVANDEEIIEIKKQALEINAVLVEMFKKIAIRLIDFKIEFGKTADGKIILADEISPDTCRLWDINTKEHLDKDLYRRDLGDIIPVYTEVLERLNNLRINESSFRVNTDK, encoded by the coding sequence ATGGAAAAGAAAGAATTGCTCTATACCGGGAAAGCTAAAAAAATGTATGCGACAAATCAAGAAAAAGTTCTTTTAGCAGAGTATTTAAACCAAGTAACTTCGTTAAATGGCGCTAAAAAGGAAAACGTTGAAGGGAAAGGAGAACTGAATAACCAGATCACGGGTTTGATATTCACATACTTAGCTGAAAAAGGAGTTGCCAGCCATTATATCCAAGAAGTGTCAAAAACCGAACAATTAATTAGGGAAGTTGAAATGATTCCTTTAGAAGTCGTTGTGCGCAACACGTCGGCCGGCAGTTTTACAAAAAGGTTTGGTATCGAAGAAGGAATCGATTTGCCTTTTCCTATTCTTGAATTTTATTACAAAAACGATAAGCTGGATGATCCATTTATCAATGACTCACACGTTAAGATGCTCAATGTTGCGAATGACGAAGAGATAATTGAAATAAAAAAACAAGCATTAGAGATCAATGCTGTCTTAGTGGAAATGTTCAAAAAAATCGCTATTCGGTTAATTGACTTTAAAATTGAATTTGGGAAAACAGCGGATGGAAAAATCATCCTCGCTGATGAAATATCTCCAGATACTTGTCGTTTATGGGATATAAATACGAAAGAACATTTGGACAAAGATCTGTATCGTCGTGATCTAGGAGATATCATTCCTGTTTATACAGAAGTATTGGAACGTCTGAACAACTTGCGAATAAACGAATCGTCCTTTCGTGTAAATACAGACAAATAA
- a CDS encoding membrane protein: MLTAILENSLYLQFAFTGCIALAILTLPLKDIISVGFYDISDFFVTGMIAFFITYGILVTNLITVSIWLFVGIFFVVMVAIMLMNILVILPFKSRAENSTITSIHELEGKEAKVSIPITLNGTGEVIVSTGFTRVNKMAKIYDNTDNITEIPKNENVLIMDVSNNILYVLPYTNSIKAIGKPTPTWNKKQKK, translated from the coding sequence GTGTTAACCGCGATCTTAGAAAACTCACTGTACTTACAATTTGCTTTTACAGGCTGTATAGCTTTAGCCATTTTGACATTGCCGCTAAAAGATATCATCAGTGTCGGTTTTTACGACATCAGTGATTTTTTTGTCACAGGAATGATTGCTTTTTTCATTACATATGGGATTCTAGTGACCAATCTTATAACCGTATCTATCTGGTTATTTGTAGGTATCTTTTTTGTCGTAATGGTTGCCATTATGCTCATGAATATTCTTGTTATACTGCCTTTTAAAAGCCGTGCTGAAAATTCAACTATTACATCGATTCATGAATTAGAAGGCAAAGAAGCGAAGGTATCCATCCCAATTACACTCAACGGAACAGGCGAAGTGATCGTATCTACTGGTTTTACACGAGTGAATAAAATGGCTAAAATCTATGACAATACCGATAATATAACCGAGATTCCTAAAAATGAAAATGTATTGATCATGGATGTCAGCAACAACATTCTTTATGTTCTTCCTTACACAAACAGCATTAAAGCTATTGGCAAACCAACGCCAACATGGAATAAGAAACAAAAAAAATAA
- the purE gene encoding 5-(carboxyamino)imidazole ribonucleotide mutase, giving the protein MDAIVSVVMGSTSDWETMKDCCAILDEFDIAYEKKVVSAHRTPDLMFSFAEQARELGKKIIIAGAGGAAHLPGMIAAKTTLPVIGVPIQSRALNGMDSLLSIVQMPAGVPVATVAIGKAGAVNAGLLAVQILSIEDKKLAKQLETRRDWLKKNVIESSENLV; this is encoded by the coding sequence ATGGATGCCATTGTCTCTGTTGTTATGGGAAGTACTTCTGATTGGGAAACGATGAAAGACTGTTGTGCGATTTTAGATGAATTTGATATAGCGTATGAAAAAAAGGTGGTCTCAGCCCATCGGACGCCGGATTTGATGTTTAGTTTTGCTGAACAAGCAAGAGAATTGGGAAAAAAAATAATTATTGCAGGAGCTGGAGGTGCGGCTCATTTGCCGGGCATGATTGCAGCAAAAACAACATTGCCAGTCATAGGTGTACCGATACAATCTCGTGCGCTTAATGGCATGGATTCGTTATTGTCTATTGTACAGATGCCGGCGGGTGTACCTGTTGCTACTGTGGCGATTGGGAAAGCAGGAGCTGTGAATGCAGGACTTCTTGCAGTTCAGATTCTTTCAATTGAAGATAAAAAGTTAGCGAAACAGTTGGAAACAAGACGTGATTGGCTTAAAAAAAATGTAATAGAAAGTAGTGAGAATCTTGTATAA
- a CDS encoding YbaN family protein: protein MKRHFLISVGILSFLLGSAGAILPVLPTTPFLLLSGYCFAHSSSTFNDWLKKTKLYQLYVSDYVETKSIPKNKKWKILVNSYILMGISIFFAPFQLIKVVLAIVTLALTVALLFVIPTRKVLPKNE, encoded by the coding sequence ATGAAACGCCATTTTTTAATTAGTGTTGGGATTCTTTCTTTTCTTTTGGGTTCAGCAGGCGCAATTCTACCTGTGCTGCCAACGACACCATTCTTATTGTTATCTGGCTACTGTTTTGCACATAGCTCCAGTACGTTTAATGATTGGTTAAAAAAGACTAAATTGTATCAACTATATGTATCAGATTACGTTGAAACGAAATCTATTCCTAAAAATAAAAAATGGAAAATACTCGTTAATAGTTATATTCTGATGGGCATCTCAATTTTTTTTGCACCATTTCAACTCATTAAAGTAGTGTTGGCGATAGTGACACTTGCTTTAACTGTAGCATTATTATTTGTTATTCCAACTCGTAAAGTTCTACCTAAAAATGAATGA
- a CDS encoding FMN-binding protein → MNNLKTGTYKGRATGYHDYITVDVKVDEGKIVNIDYTENETPNKGGVAVAKMVEEIIKRQSVEVDTISGATYASEGTLRAVDYALGVARGERAPIDGEFNEETGKIEHHFTPGTYSGNGDGYKGEINLNVTVSENKIEKIDYQGKETPDIGGEAIEDIIANVLRSQSSQIDTISGATFSSRGAQEALDYALGIARGEIDPEAAPQLEDLEPRIQFRGGSLTIEQIEAVLNALPVEITFVGPDLRFQYFNEDHHEFHRSQASLGSHFIDCHPPHVREFVGKLAGELADGTRKSETYWFTRKDGDRKIFVSYVPVFNRTGKNIGFMEYVQNGTPFIETIDEPNRRGELSNPTEPNPFAREKWN, encoded by the coding sequence ATGAATAATCTTAAAACGGGAACGTACAAAGGAAGAGCAACTGGGTACCATGATTATATCACCGTAGATGTAAAAGTAGATGAGGGAAAAATAGTAAACATTGATTACACTGAAAATGAAACGCCTAACAAAGGTGGTGTAGCCGTAGCGAAAATGGTAGAAGAGATCATTAAACGACAATCAGTAGAAGTTGATACAATTTCTGGTGCGACATATGCTTCAGAAGGGACTTTGCGGGCTGTGGATTATGCCTTAGGAGTTGCACGAGGCGAACGAGCTCCTATTGATGGGGAATTTAATGAAGAAACAGGAAAGATTGAACATCATTTCACACCTGGAACTTACAGTGGAAATGGAGATGGGTATAAAGGTGAAATTAATCTGAATGTAACCGTAAGTGAAAACAAAATTGAAAAAATTGACTACCAAGGAAAAGAAACTCCTGATATCGGTGGTGAAGCAATTGAAGACATAATTGCAAATGTTTTACGCAGTCAATCTTCTCAAATTGATACGATTTCGGGCGCAACTTTTTCTTCACGCGGAGCACAAGAAGCGTTAGATTACGCTTTAGGTATAGCTAGAGGTGAGATTGATCCTGAAGCTGCACCGCAGTTAGAAGATTTAGAACCACGTATCCAATTTAGAGGAGGATCCCTGACCATTGAACAAATTGAAGCTGTTTTGAATGCGCTACCAGTCGAAATTACGTTTGTTGGTCCGGATTTGCGCTTTCAATATTTTAATGAAGATCATCATGAGTTTCATCGTTCTCAGGCGAGTTTAGGAAGCCACTTTATTGATTGTCATCCGCCTCACGTGCGTGAATTTGTTGGTAAATTAGCTGGAGAACTGGCAGATGGGACACGCAAAAGCGAAACGTATTGGTTCACACGAAAAGATGGAGATCGTAAAATTTTTGTTTCTTATGTTCCTGTTTTCAATCGCACAGGAAAAAATATTGGATTCATGGAATATGTCCAAAATGGAACACCTTTTATTGAGACAATCGATGAACCGAATCGCCGTGGGGAATTAAGCAATCCTACTGAACCAAATCCATTTGCCCGCGAAAAATGGAACTAA
- a CDS encoding oxidoreductase, which produces MSKKLFEEMELKSGVRLKNRIMMAPMTIQAAYFDGTVTQEMIDYYAHRSGEVGAIIVESSFVEDKGRGFAGALGNNKDSQVKELRKLANAIKEKGSKAILQIYHAGRMAAPELNGGATPISASPVSALRPEAVTPRQMMPVDIDKMIQNFADATRRAIEAGFDGVEIHGANTYLIQQFFSPHSNRREDKWGGSREARAKFPEAVMRAVQEEVKKQQAEHFIVGYRFSPEEIEEPGIRFEDTMYLLNRLAKLKPDYFHISMGSWNRSSIINKEDSQPLLEKYIEQQSEELAQIALIGVGGVGQRIDAEATLKAGYDLVAVGKAFLVEPNWVEKAKSDEEIKDFADISEQNLLHVPEPLWDVMDFMIRDVQAEEQKYEQLKELQNVKITFNPGTYEASVEGHDGSGILMKVTFSDTKILAIELDGQEQPDAVATTVFKRLPEEIITGQTLQVDVISGATVTSKSLIDGVADAVEKANGNSEALRVRSKDAVQWESTEVR; this is translated from the coding sequence ATGTCAAAAAAATTATTCGAGGAAATGGAACTGAAATCGGGAGTACGACTAAAGAATCGTATCATGATGGCACCAATGACTATTCAAGCAGCATACTTTGATGGAACGGTCACACAAGAAATGATTGATTATTATGCTCATCGTTCTGGAGAAGTTGGTGCAATCATTGTTGAAAGTTCGTTTGTGGAAGATAAAGGTCGAGGATTTGCGGGAGCTTTAGGCAACAATAAAGATTCTCAAGTGAAAGAACTGCGTAAACTAGCTAATGCTATTAAAGAAAAAGGATCTAAAGCTATTTTGCAAATTTATCATGCTGGACGTATGGCTGCTCCAGAACTCAATGGTGGAGCTACGCCCATCTCAGCTAGCCCTGTTTCAGCATTGCGACCGGAAGCTGTTACACCGCGTCAAATGATGCCGGTGGATATTGATAAAATGATTCAAAACTTTGCAGATGCTACCAGACGTGCGATTGAAGCTGGATTTGATGGAGTCGAAATTCATGGCGCAAATACGTACCTAATTCAACAATTTTTTTCTCCGCATTCTAACCGCCGTGAAGATAAATGGGGAGGCAGCCGAGAAGCACGTGCTAAATTTCCGGAAGCAGTGATGAGAGCTGTACAAGAAGAAGTTAAGAAACAACAAGCAGAGCACTTTATTGTAGGTTACCGATTTTCTCCCGAAGAAATTGAAGAGCCAGGGATACGTTTTGAAGATACGATGTATTTATTGAATCGTTTAGCTAAACTAAAACCAGATTACTTTCATATTTCAATGGGTAGCTGGAACCGATCATCAATCATCAATAAAGAAGACAGTCAGCCCTTGCTCGAGAAGTACATTGAGCAGCAATCAGAAGAGTTGGCTCAAATAGCTCTAATCGGTGTAGGTGGAGTTGGTCAGCGCATTGATGCGGAAGCTACACTTAAAGCGGGCTATGATTTAGTTGCAGTAGGAAAAGCTTTTTTAGTCGAACCGAATTGGGTTGAAAAAGCAAAATCAGATGAAGAAATTAAAGATTTTGCCGACATCAGCGAACAGAATCTGTTGCACGTCCCTGAACCTTTATGGGATGTAATGGATTTTATGATTAGAGATGTACAAGCAGAAGAACAAAAATATGAACAGCTGAAAGAATTGCAAAATGTAAAAATTACTTTCAATCCGGGAACCTATGAAGCGTCTGTTGAAGGTCATGATGGAAGTGGTATCCTGATGAAAGTAACCTTCTCAGATACTAAAATTTTGGCAATAGAACTGGATGGACAAGAGCAACCAGATGCCGTTGCAACTACCGTTTTCAAGCGATTGCCAGAGGAGATTATTACTGGGCAAACGTTGCAAGTAGATGTCATTTCAGGAGCAACGGTGACTTCGAAAAGCCTTATTGATGGAGTAGCAGATGCAGTGGAAAAAGCAAATGGAAATTCCGAAGCTTTACGTGTACGTTCAAAAGATGCCGTTCAGTGGGAGAGTACAGAAGTGAGATAG
- the purK gene encoding 5-(carboxyamino)imidazole ribonucleotide synthase, which translates to MYKPLKPGETIGIIGGGQLGKMMAQSAKKMGFVVGILDPNENCPAAQVSDWNICADYADKEALREFARKVSVLTFEFENIDADALREMEEIVAIPQGSEVIAITQDRIKEKRFLEASGVSIAAFEVVEKIVQLNTALEKIGYPCVLKTTRFGYDGKGQVVLKSEADKEAAAALIGDHSCILEAWVPFSKELSVMIVRNRKGETTIFPVSENIHVANILHESIVPARISPAVSEKAIETAQQIADALQLVGTLGIELFLTKDDDIFVNELAPRPHNSGHYTIEAMSLSQFDAHIRAVAGLSMPKARLLSSVVMVNILGQHMEKSLVFRDKKAEWSFHYYGKENLQINRKVGHVTILTNDIEKTLIEIGDTGIWNASRSK; encoded by the coding sequence TTGTATAAACCACTCAAACCAGGAGAGACTATTGGAATTATTGGAGGCGGACAATTAGGGAAAATGATGGCTCAATCAGCAAAAAAAATGGGTTTTGTTGTTGGCATCTTGGATCCTAATGAAAATTGTCCAGCAGCTCAAGTGTCTGATTGGAATATCTGTGCTGATTATGCTGACAAAGAAGCTTTACGTGAATTTGCGAGAAAAGTTTCTGTTCTAACGTTTGAATTTGAAAATATTGATGCAGATGCACTACGAGAGATGGAAGAAATAGTCGCTATCCCACAAGGTAGCGAGGTAATAGCTATTACGCAAGACCGAATCAAAGAAAAACGGTTTTTAGAAGCTAGTGGAGTTTCGATTGCAGCCTTCGAGGTTGTGGAAAAAATAGTTCAACTGAATACTGCGCTTGAAAAAATTGGCTATCCTTGCGTTTTGAAAACAACACGTTTTGGGTATGACGGTAAAGGACAAGTTGTTTTAAAATCAGAAGCGGATAAAGAAGCGGCAGCAGCGCTGATTGGTGATCATAGTTGTATTCTTGAAGCCTGGGTACCTTTTTCGAAAGAACTATCAGTTATGATTGTTCGCAATCGAAAAGGTGAGACGACTATTTTTCCAGTTTCTGAAAATATCCATGTCGCTAATATTTTACATGAATCCATTGTACCTGCACGGATTTCTCCAGCAGTGAGCGAAAAAGCCATAGAGACGGCTCAACAGATTGCTGATGCATTACAATTAGTTGGCACGTTAGGAATCGAATTATTTTTGACAAAAGATGATGACATTTTCGTCAATGAACTGGCACCTCGACCGCACAATTCAGGACATTATACGATTGAAGCAATGTCTCTTTCTCAATTTGATGCGCATATCCGAGCAGTAGCTGGATTATCGATGCCAAAAGCGCGCTTGCTTTCAAGTGTTGTTATGGTCAATATTTTAGGGCAACACATGGAAAAAAGTTTAGTGTTTCGTGATAAAAAAGCAGAATGGTCGTTTCATTACTACGGTAAAGAAAACTTACAGATCAATAGAAAAGTCGGGCACGTCACGATCTTGACAAATGATATCGAAAAAACCTTGATAGAAATAGGGGATACCGGAATTTGGAATGCATCGCGAAGTAAATAA